A genomic stretch from Centroberyx gerrardi isolate f3 chromosome 10, fCenGer3.hap1.cur.20231027, whole genome shotgun sequence includes:
- the fhl2a gene encoding four and a half LIM domains protein 2a, which produces MTERYDCHYCKESLFGKKYVLREENPYCVKCYESLYSNTCEECKKPIGCNTRDLSYKDRHWHEECFQCFQCKRSLVDKPFSTKDEQLLCTECYSNEYSSKCHDCKKTIMPGSRKMEHKGNSWHETCFTCQRCQQPIGTKSFIPKDNHNFCVPCYEKQFAMQCVHCKKPITTGGVTYREQPWHKDCFLCTSCKQQLSGQRFTSRDDFAYCLNCFCNLYAKKCASCTTPISGLGGSKYISFEERQWHNDCFNCKKCSVSLVGRGFLTERDDILCPECGKDI; this is translated from the exons ATGACCGAGCGTTATGACTGCCACTACTGCAAAGAGTCCCTGTTTGGGAAGAAGTATGTTCTTAGGGAGGAGAACCCCTACTGTGTGAAATGTTACGAGAGCCTGTACTCCAACACCTGTGAGGAGTGCAAGAAGCCTATTGGCTGCAACACCAGG GACCTGTCCTACAAGGACCGTCACTGGCATGAGGAATGCTTCCAGTGCTTCCAGTGTAAGCGCTCACTGGTGGATAAGCCCTTCTCCACCAAGGACGAGCAGCTGCTCTGCACTGAGTGCTACTCCAACGAGTATTCCTCCAAGTGCCATGACTGCAAGAAAACCATCATGCCAG GCTCCAGGAAGATGGAGCACAAGGGGAACAGCTGGCACGAGACCTGCTTCACCTGCCAGAGATGTCAGCAGCCCATCGGCACCAAGAGCTTTATCCCCAAGGACAACCATAACTTCTGTGTGCCATGCTATGAGAAGCAGTTTGCCATGCAGTGTGTGCACTGCAAGAAG CCCATTACCACTGGCGGGGTGACCTACCGTGAGCAGCCCTGGCACAAGGACTGCTTCCTGTGCACTAGCTGCAAGCAGCAGCTGTCTGGCCAGCGGTTTACCTCTAGGGATGACTTTGCCTATTGTCTCAACTGCTTCTGCAACCTGTATGCCAAGAAGTGTGCCTCCTGCACCACCCCCATCAGCG GTCTTGGAGGCAGCAAGTACATCTCCTTTGAGGAGCGCCAGTGGCACAATGACTGCTTCAACTGCAAGAAGTGCTCCGTGTCCCTGGTTGGACGTGGCTTCCTCACCGAACGTGATGATATCCTATGCCCAGAGTGTGGCAAGGACATCTAA
- the gpr45 gene encoding high-affinity lysophosphatidic acid receptor, giving the protein MAYCNESLLEGCEFMEPDNVGEGAESLPSEAGTPLMSVTLRVTLAAIMIFMITIGFLGNSIVCLIVYQKPAMRSAINLLLATLAFSDIMLSLLCMPFTAVTVATADWRFGSGFCRASIMLYWLFVLEGVSILLIISVDRFLIIVQRQDKLTPHRAKLLIAASWVLSLCVALPSVVGWRSGAAGIGGAWAPQCVLGYSESLADRGYTVLLAVAVFFVPFGVMLYSYLCILNTVRRNALRIHNHTSEHSCLPALNQVSKLGLTGLQRPPQVNVDMSFKTRAFTTILILFIGFSVCWLPHTVVSLLAVFSRQFYYSPAFYPVSVGALWLSYLKTVFNPVIYCWRIRKFREACQEFMPKSCRLCPRVPGRSRRRVRPSNIYVCSETQSAV; this is encoded by the coding sequence ATGGCATATTGTAATGAAAGCCTGCTGGAGGGATGTGAGTTCATGGAACCGGACAATGTGGGGGAAGGAGCAGAAAGTCTCCCATCAGAGGCTGGGACTCCACTCATGTCGGTCACTCTGCGTGTGACTCTGGCGGCTATAATGATCTTCATGATTACTATTGGTTTCCTTGGCAACTCGATTGTATGCCTGATTGTTTACCAGAAACCTGCCATGCGTTCCGCTATCAACCTCCTCCTCGCCACCTTGGCCTTCTCAGACATTATGCTCTCCCTGCTCTGCATGCCTTTCACGGCCGTCACAGTGGCAACCGCCGACTGGCGCTTCGGGAGCGGGTTCTGCCGCGCGTCGATCATGCTGTATTGGCTGTTTGTCCTGGAGGGCGTGTCCATCCTCCTCATAATCAGCGTGGACCGTTTCCTTATCATCGTGCAGCGGCAGGACAAGCTGACCCCCCACAGGGCCAAACTGCTGATTGCAGCTTCCTGGGTGCTGAGCCTGTGCGTGGCTCTCCCGTCCGTAGTCGGGTGGAGATCGGGTGCAGCGGGAATTGGAGGTGCCTGGGCGCCACAGTGTGTGCTGGGATACAGTGAATCTCTGGCGGACCGTGGCTACACGGTACTGTTGGCTGTGGCGGTATTCTTTGTCCCATTTGGGGTGATGCTCTACTCCTACCTGTGCATACTCAACACAGTGCGCCGCAACGCCCTGCGCATCCACAACCACACTAGCGAGCACTCCTGCCTGCCGGCCCTCAACCAAGTCAGCAAACTGGGTCTTACTGGGCTGCAGCGCCCTCCTCAGGTCAACGTGGACATGAGCTTCAAGACCCGAGCCTTCACtaccatcctcatcctcttcatcgGGTTCTCGGTGTGCTGGCTGCCCCACACGGTGGTCAGCCTGCTGGCCGTGTTCAGCCGGCAGTTCTACTACAGCCCGGCCTTCTACCCGGTCAGCGTGGGCGCTCTGTGGCTCAGCTACCTGAAGACAGTCTTCAACCCGGTCATCTACTGCTGGAGGATCAGGAAGTTCAGGGAGGCCTGCCAGGAGTTCATGCCCAAGAGCTGCAGACTGTGTCCCAGGGTGCCGGGCAGGAGCCGCAGGAGGGTGAGGCCCAGCAACATCTATGTGTGCAGCGAGACCCAGTCAGCTGTGTGA
- the c10h2orf49 gene encoding ashwin: MASSTGREGKDKSTSDADLLLHPELLSQEFMQLLLSEKKISTGDCGSRDRLTELYLRHVIPLPQRTLPSSRWGKRVEKTRGRQTGSNSSSNDHNRKRPQIVFDGSSSHYGPLKVKKPEGTTVSTGITDRLKPPPATNLSNPVRKLSGSTPSSSSSSQTSVSGSQTANLKREANSSDVLKSPEVKKKIQHVTWP; this comes from the exons ATGGCGAGCTCCACGGGACGAGAAGGGAAAGACAAATCTACCTCAGACGCAGATCTCTTACTGCACCCTGAGCTCTTGTCTCAAGAGTTCATGCAGCTACTTTTAAGCGAG AAAAAGATAAGTACCGGAGACTGTGGGAGCCGAGACCGGCTGACAGAGCTCTATCTCCGGCATGTCATCCCGCTCCCGCAGAGGACTTTACCCAGCAGCCGCTGGGGTAAGAGAGTGGAGAAGACCCGGGGCAGACAGACTGGATCAAACAG CTCCAGTAATGACCACAATAGGAAGAGGCCTCAGATCGTGTTTGACGGCAGTTCCTCTCACTATGGCCCGTTGAAAGTGAAGAAACCAGAGGGAACCACAGTGTCAACAGGGATCACTGACAGGTTAAAACCTCCTCCAGCCACAAACCTGTCCAATCCCGTCCGTAAGCTGTCTGGCAGcacaccttcctcttcctcatcctcccagACGTCTGTCAGTGGCTCTCAGACAGCCAACCTCAAACGAGAGGCAAACAGCTCG GATGTACTGAAGTCTCCAGAAGTGAAGAAAAAGATCCAGCATGTGACATGGCCCTGA